From Elusimicrobiota bacterium, one genomic window encodes:
- a CDS encoding ArsR family transcriptional regulator has protein sequence MNLKKTMAKKTLISYVLGLGRPVFSARELSAVSGKSPSTVSQGLAFLRGQGLVVKVAHGVWAAGGSMPGPYAVITHILPKQRAYVSFTSALYLHGIIEQIPQYVTLASVAHSGEIKTGAGMFTVHRLSPSFFCGFGWREGAGGFLLAEPEKALVDCLYVSAFRKRQFSHFPELRFSAGFSFRKAYGWVAALKSRKAAAHARRRLDLIAEAARLRRGLKKSGSRYP, from the coding sequence AAACGCTTATTTCCTATGTGCTGGGGCTTGGCCGTCCCGTGTTCAGCGCGCGCGAACTAAGCGCTGTTTCGGGTAAATCCCCCTCAACCGTTTCACAGGGGCTGGCTTTTCTGCGCGGGCAGGGGCTTGTTGTAAAGGTGGCGCACGGCGTTTGGGCGGCTGGCGGTTCAATGCCCGGCCCTTATGCCGTAATAACGCATATATTACCTAAACAGCGGGCTTATGTGTCTTTTACCAGCGCTCTGTATCTGCATGGCATTATTGAGCAGATTCCGCAGTATGTCACACTGGCCTCGGTGGCGCACAGCGGGGAAATAAAAACCGGCGCGGGGATGTTTACCGTGCACCGCCTGTCGCCCTCGTTTTTCTGCGGTTTCGGCTGGCGCGAAGGGGCTGGCGGCTTTCTTTTGGCCGAGCCCGAAAAGGCCCTTGTTGACTGTCTTTATGTTTCCGCTTTCCGCAAACGGCAGTTCTCCCATTTTCCGGAATTACGTTTCTCCGCAGGCTTCAGCTTCAGGAAAGCTTACGGCTGGGTTGCCGCCCTAAAAAGCCGCAAAGCGGCCGCGCACGCGCGCCGCCGGCTTGATCTGATTGCAGAGGCCGCCCGGCTCCGGCGCGGTTTAAAAAAGTCCGGCTCCCGGTATCCTTA